In the Pedobacter cryoconitis genome, TTTCTGCAGGAGTCTTGAGATTCTTGACACCATCTTCACAGTGTTTAATAAAAAGGGGCAGTAATGTGCCAGTATCCTTGATTTTATAAAATGGGAGGGTTAGAAACAGGCTGTTGTAAAGTTCGAATCTGGAGACAACTTCGTTGTTAAAAATGGATTCTCTTGGCCCTGTAACTCTTAGTTTCTGCGTCATAACAAAAGGGTTCTTTTTGGGAGCTTAAGCTACAAAATAATGACGGGAAGATCTATAGAATAATGTTAATAAATTTTGTTTGCTTTTTAATGACAAATACTATAAATTGCTTTCATTAAGGTTTTTTAACTCTTTTAAAAGTATAAGCATTCGTTGTGTGTAGCGACATTGTATTTTTTTGTAAAATGAAACAGGCTGTCTTTTCCGGACAGCCTGTTTTTATTTTAGTGAACGTCAACAGGGATATCTACGTTTTTCTTAAATTTCTGTAAATAAAGCAGTGGTATAGAACACAATAGAACCAGTCCTACTAACCAGTAAGCATCACTGTAAGTCAGTAATAATGATTGTTTGGTTACTGTACCATCAATTGCTTTGATGGCCATTACTTTAGCATCCAGCATACTGTAGCCTTTAGACATAAAATTATGAATAAAAGCATTCATTCTGTCTGTAAATGCAGGATTATACTCGTTAACATTAGCCAGCAGTGTGCTTCTGTGGAATCCCTGGCGGGTGTGGATCAAAGTTGTTAAAGCTGCGATCCCAAATGATCCGCCCAGTTGTCTCATCATGTTGTTCAATCCCGAACCCTGACCAATTTCTGCACCTTTAAGATCCTGAATAGCCAGAGTCGTTAACGGAACAAACAATAGTGCCATTCCAATACCTCTGATGACCAGTGGGAGGAAGAAGTCATTCGTTCCCGAAGAAAGCGTTGATTTGCTTAGCATATTACAGAAAACAAAGAACAAGAACATCCCGATTGTAGCCATAAACTGAGCAGGGATTCCTTTTTTAAGGAATATACCAATAAAGGGCATCATCATGATAGTACAAATTCCGCCTGGGAATAACAATTCTCCGGTTTGTAATGCGGAGAAACCTAATAGATTTTGACAGAAAACAGGGAACACGAATACAGATCCGTATAACCCGAAACCCAAAATAAATGAGGTCACCATACCAATAGAGAAACTTCGGTGACGCATAATCTTGAAGTTTACAATAGGATGGTCGGTAGACATCTCCCTCCAGATAAACAGCAATAAACCAATTGCTGATGCTACCGATAACGCAATAATATAAGGTGTTGCGAACCAGTCTTCACTTTCTCCTTTTTCCAGTACAGTTTGTAAACTACCTACTGCAATTGCCAGTAATGCGATACCCCACCAATCGACAGGTAGTCCCTTTCCATCCTTCGGAGTGGCCTTTATATAGGTTATTGTACAGTACGCGGCGAGAATTCCGACGGGAATATTCACGTAAAAGATCCACGGCCATGAACTGATGTCCAGAATATAACCCCCGATAGTCGGGCCCACAGTCGGGCCTACTACGGCACCTAATCCAAAGAGTGCGGTGGCTATACCTATATCTTCACGCGGCCACGTTTCAATCAGAATAGACTGTGCAGTAGAGATCAATCCTCCTCCGGCAATCCCCTGAAGGATACGGAATAAAATAAGTTCTTCCAGTGTGGTTGCATTACCGCATAAAAATGATGCTATCGTAAAGACAATGATGGAAGTCAGAAAATAATTTTTACGCCCGAAACGACTGCCCAGCCAACCCGACATGGGCAGGACAATTACATTCGCAACGGCATATCCGGTTGATAACCAGGCGACATCCTCAAGAGTCGCGCCCAGGTTACCCTGAATTTGTGGTAAAGCCACGTTTACAATAGTGGTATCAATCAGCTCCAATAGCGAAGCTGTGATCACTGTAAACGTGATTATCCATTTTTTAAAACCATACTCGGCCATTTTTTTAGTCTTTTGTAGTTACAGAAACTTTAACACTCATACCTGGACGTAATTTTTCCAGCATTTCTTTTGAGGCCTTAAGTTTAATTTTAACAGGTACGCGCTGAACAACTTTTACAAAGTTACCTGTTGCATTGTCTGGAGGAAGCAATGAACCTTTAGCCCCTGTTACAGGAGAGAAGTTATAAACTTCGCCTGGTATTTTCTGATCAGGGAAAGCATCAACTTCAACTTCCACTTTCAAACCAGCACGGATTTCTTCCAATTGTGTCTCTTTAAAGTTGGCAGTTACATACAGGCTGTTTTCATTCACGATAGAGAATAAAGACTGTCCTGCCTGAATTAACTGACCTTTTTGAATACTTTTCTTAGAAACAATCCCTGTTGCAGGCGCTTTAATCTCTGTATAAGACAACTGTAATTTAGCAAAGTCAACGTCCGATTGACGTTGAGATACCCCATTACTGCTTACTGCAAGCTGAGATTTTGTAGTACCGATTTGTTTAAGGGCAACTGTATATTGATCTTTTGCAGCGTTATAAGTAGCCTGTGCAACGTCTCTTGTTGCTTTAGCCTGGTCAAATTGCTGTTGAGTAATTGATCCGTCTTTAATCAGGTTCGCATAACGGTCAAAATCTTTTTGTGCCTGCCATAATTTTACTTTAGCAGATTCGATATTAGCTTTAGCAGTTCCTGTATTTGCTGAAGTAGCGATAATTTCAGCTTGTGAAACACCAACACCAGCATCAGCACCTTTCTGACCGGCCATTGCTTGTTCCAGTTTCACTTTGTAGTCTCTGTCGTCTAAGGATACCAATACCTGGCCTTCAGTAACTTTAGTGTTTTCTTCAAATTTGATCTCGTTTACATACCCACCAACACGTGCAACTACCGGGCTGATATCGCCATCAATCTGGGCATCATCAGTATCTACGTGTTTACTGTAGTACATATATTCTTTCACGCCAAATACGGCGCCTATAACGATTAGCACAGCTAATATTATAGGGACAACTTTACTTTTCTTTTTCGGTTCAATTGTCGCTTCTGTTGTTGATTCTGTAGTCATTACTAGATGGATTATAATATTATTGAGAAATTTTTCCTGTTGATTTTAATAAAGTATAGTAGGCCAGGCCTGCATCAGCTTTTGCAAGCTCTAAATTGATCTTTGCCTGGTATAAAAGGGTTTCAGCATCAATTCTGTCTATTGCAGAGGCTACATTATTTTTATATTTCGATTCCAGTAACCTGTCATTTTCAGTTGCCTGATCGATCGAGGTTTCCAGTACTTTGATTTTGTTTTTAGCCACCTGATAAGTCTGGTAGTTTCTGTTGATTTCCGTTTTTACGTTATCAGATTGAATATCTTTCTGAATACCGATGCTTTTCTGCTGAACTCTTGCTTCTGTTACCTTATGCTTATTAGTCCAAAGTGTACCGATGTTCCACGAAAGGGTAGCACTAGCGGTCATTGGCATGATATAATTATTTGATTTTGGTAACAGACTTCCGTTAGGATTGATGTAGTAAACATCCGCGCCGATACCAAAAGTTGGAGTTGCATTTGCTTTGACTGATTTGATATCAATCTCTGCAACTTTATTTTGTAAGTCCAGTTGTCTTAATTCCTGACGGTAAGCTAATGCCTGATCGATATAAGCGTTTAGTGGAGCAGCGTCTTTCTGACCGGTTGAAGGGTCTGTGATATCAATCTG is a window encoding:
- a CDS encoding DHA2 family efflux MFS transporter permease subunit produces the protein MAEYGFKKWIITFTVITASLLELIDTTIVNVALPQIQGNLGATLEDVAWLSTGYAVANVIVLPMSGWLGSRFGRKNYFLTSIIVFTIASFLCGNATTLEELILFRILQGIAGGGLISTAQSILIETWPREDIGIATALFGLGAVVGPTVGPTIGGYILDISSWPWIFYVNIPVGILAAYCTITYIKATPKDGKGLPVDWWGIALLAIAVGSLQTVLEKGESEDWFATPYIIALSVASAIGLLLFIWREMSTDHPIVNFKIMRHRSFSIGMVTSFILGFGLYGSVFVFPVFCQNLLGFSALQTGELLFPGGICTIMMMPFIGIFLKKGIPAQFMATIGMFLFFVFCNMLSKSTLSSGTNDFFLPLVIRGIGMALLFVPLTTLAIQDLKGAEIGQGSGLNNMMRQLGGSFGIAALTTLIHTRQGFHRSTLLANVNEYNPAFTDRMNAFIHNFMSKGYSMLDAKVMAIKAIDGTVTKQSLLLTYSDAYWLVGLVLLCSIPLLYLQKFKKNVDIPVDVH
- a CDS encoding HlyD family secretion protein, which encodes MTTESTTEATIEPKKKSKVVPIILAVLIVIGAVFGVKEYMYYSKHVDTDDAQIDGDISPVVARVGGYVNEIKFEENTKVTEGQVLVSLDDRDYKVKLEQAMAGQKGADAGVGVSQAEIIATSANTGTAKANIESAKVKLWQAQKDFDRYANLIKDGSITQQQFDQAKATRDVAQATYNAAKDQYTVALKQIGTTKSQLAVSSNGVSQRQSDVDFAKLQLSYTEIKAPATGIVSKKSIQKGQLIQAGQSLFSIVNENSLYVTANFKETQLEEIRAGLKVEVEVDAFPDQKIPGEVYNFSPVTGAKGSLLPPDNATGNFVKVVQRVPVKIKLKASKEMLEKLRPGMSVKVSVTTKD